DNA sequence from the Phocoena sinus isolate mPhoSin1 chromosome 9, mPhoSin1.pri, whole genome shotgun sequence genome:
AGCTGAACTGCCCCCCAGGATACTGTCTTAGTCAGCAAAGACTCTCATCTCACTATAAAAATTTCATGTAAATTAGCATATTCTGCCAACAGGTACCCTTACATTTGAACTAGAATGGAATGAGGGTTATTCCACCAgcaacattcttttttgttttttttcagataaggaactctcaaatgcttttttttaaattgaagtatagttggtgtacaatattatatgttacaagtgtaccatatagtgattcacaatttttaaaggtaacagtccatttacagttattataaaatattggctgtagtACCTGTGAACGTTCTTGATTTTTATGTATCACCTATATAATCTTCGATATATAGTACCTATAATTTCTGCATATTACAGATACCATTCTTATACTATTTCAACATTCTATGCCTCTGAAGAAAAAGTTACTGTTTTCAGCTAATAAGAATTTAGCTAATTTTCATTAAAgcagaatatataaaatggaagatAAGGCAAGTAACATCACAATTCATAAATGCCTTTTGTTCAGGAATAAAATGAATCTTTTGAGCTGTTGAGTTAATTCCTATAAGACTACTATCTTTGTTTTTCCCAGCTGGCTCTCAGTCTCTAGGCAGAATTCAATCCGGCAACCTGGAGGCTAAATGACCTCATAACTCATTAGCTGTTCTTAGAGCCATCTGGAGCCCTTGAGGAGAACAGCATTCAAAGGGCTGATAATAAAGACAACAGCATAATTATTTCTCCACGGTGATTAAACCTTTAGGTGGCAAGCAGTCAGCATATTTATTATGCAGATTGCTGAGGTAGGTGTTTTCTGAAGGTATAATAACAATGCTGTGGTAGGATAACTTGTTTCCCTGTCCTCATCTAGCCTACAAATAGGTAAGCTGACTCTCAGTAAATAACCTATTGAGGCATAAAATCGTTCACTGTAAAAGAGGCAGTGCAGCTGGGGCGTAATAGTGTGTGAACACCAAATGTAAAAGAtgcaaagaggggcttccctggtggcgcagtggttgagagtccgcctgccgatgcaggggatacgggtttgtgccccggtctgggaggatcccacatgctgcgcgtggagcggctgggcttgtgagccatggccgctgagcctgcgcgtccggagcctgtgctccgcaatgggagaggccacaacagtgagaggcccgcataccgcaaaaaaaaaaaaaaaaaaaaaaaaagatgcaaaaaatgtaaagcatgaaaaggaaatagccacttgGACTGTGGATATTTCTCAATGCCAAGGCACGTCCTACCAAAGATGTGAACTGATTCACATGTGGCTTGCCGTGTTTTCACTTTGTAAACTGTTCATTCGATAATCTGGGAATTTCTTGCACTGACCTGtttatctttcttcattttctatagGGACTCTTGCTCCTTGCTGTGCAAGAAATGTCGTCACTTTCAGAGTATGCCTTGCGCATGAGTCGTCTGAGTGCCCGGCTGTTTGGTGAAGTTGCCAGGCCTGCTGATTCCAAATCCATGAAAGTGGTGAAGCTGTTCAGTGAGCAGCCTTTGGCCAAGAGGAAGGAGACTTACGACTGGTATCCTAATCACAACACTTATTTTGCACTCATGGGGACACTACGTTTTCTTGGACTCTACAggtaatgacaaaaaaaaaaacacacacacacgaagagtAACCTATAAGAAATTTGTTTAGTagatcagaaaaggaaaaaattagccTTTCTATCTTTATAGTTTTGTGGTTCTTATAATAGTGCTCAGGTAGTTCAAAAGGTACAGTTGTGGGAGGGGAAAGCTTTCAAAATATCCATaatgaatatactttaaaaaaaaaaggaaacatgtacTTATTGGAAGACATAATTTAATTATGTCTAAAATGTGACTAACATTGACTAGATACTGAGCTATAGTGAGATGTTAAATTAGTCATTAATCTAAGAGCACTCAATGGATGCAGAGGAAAACTGGTCTAAACACTGAGCACATTCTTGTTGGTCAGATGAAAAGAGTCCCTGCTTCCTAACTGGTGAGGGGgagcctccttcctttcctgatGGCAGTTTTGTAGGATTTATTTCCTTTCACCCTCTTTGGACACTTTTTGTTGGTACCCTTTTTGGTATACTAATTTGGTCTAAATAAGCTGTAGTTTACCTTTAAGAGTAATATGTAATCAACATTATAATAGGATAATAATATGTAATAGTAAGAGTAGCAGGCTCTTTCCACCATGCatttgtatgtttgtgtatgtgtcgGAAGTGGGTGCTTAAGATGATATACTgctctagaaagaaaaaagatcaaataCCCATGTgaccattttctttaaaaaaatgtcttagtTACCAAACAAATACATGCTCATTATAAAAGAATTTAAACAGTACATAATTGTATAAAGTTAAaatgcctacttttttttttcaatttaacaaGTTTTAATTGGACTTGTCTTAGGGCAACAATACAAACATTAATTTGGGACTGTTTGCgctaatataataaaattaatagttcaTTCCAGATAACTAAAGATTGGTACATTCATTTATccaatagattttctttttaagtacctTCCATGTACAGGCACTTAAGATGGGCATAAGGGGaatagcaatgaacaaaatagaatAGATTTTCTTAGTTAATATATTACTAGAGATGATAGTCCATGACGTATTTTGAATTTCTGGAATTGCTTTTGGGATTATCTCCCTTGCCACTAGTCTcagctcaaaaaataaaaattaattttattcttaccCCAAATAAAATATCGGAAGGTAGATGTCCTCAGTAGAAAATCATAACCCATAACCAAATTAAATACattcagttattttaatttacttgtttGCTGCTACTCTCcatttgtttgaaaaataaagccTTAACTATCTTTGGGGACAGAGAAAAAATACTTAGCATTTAGTTATCCATGGAAAAGcacaattattttcatatttagcCACTAGTTATGGTAAATGGTGCCTCTAACACAAGGCCTTCTGGGAAGTCAGGCAGGATGAAACTAGACAGTCTTCAATGAAGAAAATCTTACTCAGAGACCTACAAAACAGGGAGGGAAGCAGGTTCTCAAAAACAGTGACTCATTCAGCCAAGCAGGTGCTTGGGCTGGTCCATCAGCAGAGACAAAGACCCCTGCCTTTGTCGCTTGCTCTCTGGAGGAGGTTGTCAGGAAAGGTTggcggggggagggaaggaggaggggggaacatattaaataagtaaattatatggtGTGTTACAAAGTTGAATGTGCTACAGGGAAGAAAACAGTAGAGCCTGCTGAGCAGCATCAAGAGTGCTAACCGGGCACTCAGTGGGCGGGGAGAGGACAGGGCACAGTATTAAACAGGACAGTCAGGGTTAGCCTCATTGAGAAGATGAGGCTTAAGCAGAGACTTGAGGGTGGTGAGTGAGCCAGGTGGGACCCAGGGAAGAGCTTGCAAGGCAGAGACAAGAGCAGAGCAAAGGCCTTGAGTTGGAATGTTCCTCGTCTGTTCCAGGGGCTGCACAGGCTGAGGGGAGAACAGTGGGACAGGAGGTGGATTGTGCAGGGGGCTGAGTAAAACGGGGAGCGGTTTGCCAGGTTGTAAacaggagtgacatgatctgacttatattTCAGAAGAATTACTCTGTTTTTGAGAATGACTTAAATGGGGGGCAATCATAGCTGATCCCTAAGAGGTCTGTTGTGTCTATCATGTTCATGGAATGAAACATCATACCCTATAAAACTGATCTGTTTTAAAACAGCCTaggggggattccctggcagtgtagtggttaagactctgagctttcactgctaagggcccgggttcaatgcggttgggggactaagatcccacagaccacatggcacggccaaaataaaaaaataaagtaaaacagccTAGGGAGTTAAAAATTGGGCCCAGCAAACCCCTCTCTTACATTTGATTGGTACACCATTATCCacccttttacaggtgaggagaccaaggggcagggagggaagattccttatccaaggtcacacagctactgaaTGGTGGAGCTGTGACTTGAACCCAGGGTCAAATGGGTTCCACAGCTTACATATTTAAACACTATACTGTTTGAGGGCCTCTATATCCGCAGGTTGCATATCTGCGGATTCAACCGACCACGGatcaaaaatattctaaaaaattccagaaagttccaaaaagcaaaacttgaatctgCCACACACctggcaactatttatatagcacttacattgtattaggtgttataagtaatgtagagatgattttaaatattcaggaggatgtgtgtagaatatgcaaatactatgctgtTTTacgtaagggacttgagcatcagtGGATTTCAGTATCTGGGGGGGGGGTCCTAGAGCCAGTGCCCCAAGAATACTGACCGTATTTGATCTTAGAATGCAGATATTTTTATACAGTACAGGCAGTCTTCATTCGTATGTACAGACAGTCCTGGCTGCCTTGACCCCTGGAGGATCTGTCTGTTGATCCGGCttccttctgcctgagactttcccTGGCAGCCTTTTTGTGTGAATCATCCACTGCCATCAGGGCAGTTTCCTCCAGGCCTTTCCCCTTTGTAGCAGGTGCTAATCCCTGGGCCCCTCAGGGTCTCGTGTAGCTGTTGAAGCTTACACCCACTTTCTGCCCCCTTCAGTGTTTAGTCTTAGTGTTACAGGGAAATTTGGGGCAATTATTAGTGTTGTATCCTAGTTACCTAGGTTTACATGGGCGGGTTTGGTAATTAAGCTGTTCGTAGTATTGTTTCTGTGAGGGAAAACTGACCTAGAAATGAACTTTGGGAACACAGCCCATCTGTATGTCGGGGGTTCCCTGTCCTTTCTGTTCACCAAGCTGAGCATGCGTCCTGTAGAAGTCAAAGCTTGATAACCAGAACCACCTAAGAGAACGTTCTAGATTGGTGTATTTCTCCAGTCTGAAAAAAATActggctactttttttttctttctcttttcagagATGAGCATCAGGACTTTAAGGATGAGCAGCGGCGTCTGAAGAAGCTTCGTGGAAAGGGGAAaccaaggaaaggagaagggaagagagcagCAAAAAGGAAATAGTGTTGGGCCATCAGGGGAGGACTTCTCCCTCAGCAACCAAGAGCAGGACGAAGTGTATTTATTGTCCCTCCACATATTGGAGGAGTACAAGCTTCCTAAGTTGAAGATTATTCAGAGGAATACAGTCATCTCCGTGCTGAAGTCTAATGCAGTTGAATTGTGACTGGTTTCTTGAACACATTTTAATTCTGCAACATTGTTTACCTTGGTTCTGTAATCTGAAGTTTACCTTATTCCCCAGAGAAATGAGTGCATGATTACTACTGAATGACTTGTTTGGGAGGGGATGGGATGTTGGCGGAGTGGAGGGGAAACTCATTAAATGAACACCCTCGTTACTCCCTTCTTGCTTCCCCACTTAGCCAGCCCTAAGCTCTTTCATCTCTCTGGCTGTTCAGCTACTGTCTCCACCACCAAGCTCACAAACTTGATGTGCCTCTCCACCTACTCCTTTGAGAATATCTGTAAGATAAATTTGTGGGATAAAAGGCTGCGTCTGTTAAGAGAGCATTGGGTACCTGCTGTATACAGGCTACCAGAGCCTGGGTAATACAGTGGTTTGCAACAAACAGTCCGTACCTTGTGGAACTTTCAGTCCTGAGGGAGAGCCTAATATTACATAATTACATAAATACAATTGTATTACATGctacaaaagaaaaatccagacCAGACTTCTGTGAGAGTGTGGATGGATCGATGGATCGATCCACAAAGATAGCAAGAGGCCCAAACCTCATTAGGTATTTTAAAGAAGGCGTCCCTGAAGAGATGATATTTAAGCGGGGCTCAGAAGAATAAATTAGAGttaggcagaagaaaaatggtGGAAAAGCGTTTGAGGCACAGAGAACGCCGTTTGCAAAGCCCTAAGGTAAGAAGAAATTGTCCCGTTCAAGGAATTGGAAAAAAGACCACTAACTAGTATGGGTTAGTCATAATGAAATAGACAAAGGCCAGACTGTGAAGGGCTTtgcaagttctgtgaaaaaggttGGACTTAACCAACTTAACCAGAGATCAAAGTGTAAGACGTCATTTCTATGAGCGGTGAGTTGTACACAGTTGAGGAGCTCGATGCTCATTGTGTTATATTCTAGCAGTGAGTTTCCAGTGAGGTTGCAAGGgcttctctgatttttctttttgtccaaGAATTCTGAAGATCTTTAGCACCatcaaggaaatttttttaagtactttgtTTTTATGGTggtaaaatcataaaattcatcATCCTAacgatttttaagtgtacagtacagaAGTGCTAACTATATGCACATTGTGGTGCCAAGTAAAGTACCTTTAACCTCGTTCCTACCTCTCTCAGGAAGAGAGCGAAGCACACAGGCGGGAGCACGTGCAGCAACTACTCCAACtatacttttctttccctccaacGCTGGAAGTACTGGCAATAACTGCCCCGTGAATAATTCCTGAACTAGTAGGAATCCTGCTGCACATGTTagataaatggtatttttaaagagGCCTAATCCAGATGGTATAGCTAGGGCCTACATTACAGTTgttggtaaaaataaaaactaactaaaaatgGGTAATTCCATCTGATAGATGTGAATGCCAGCAGAAGGCTGAGAATCCAGTTCGAACTCTTTCCCGAGCACCTGCCACATGCCTGGCACATGCTAATTTTAGAGGACACAGATAAATAGCCTTAGTCCTTAAGACGGTGTGAATGAGCACGTGTGTGTTTGTTGTAAAGTATCGACAAGATCTTGGGGATTTGCTCGGAAACGTGCAGATGCACTGTTACTCTTGGCCAATGCAAGAGTGGGTGgatgcttacccttccccctccctgtgtcctcaggtccattctctagtaggtctgcgtctttgttcccatcttgcccctaggttcttcatgaccatttttttgtttgtttttagattccatatatatgtgttagcatacagtatttgtttttctttctgacttacttcactctgtatgacagactctaggtccatccacctcactgcaaataactcagttccgttcctttttatggctgagtaatattctattgtgtatatgtgccacatcttctttatccattcatctgtcgatggacacttaggttgcttccatgtcctggctattgtaaatagagctgcaatgaacattgtggtacgtgaggACGAGTCAATTCTTGATGCCGTGGAACCAACACATTTCAGGACACCAGTGACCAAAGGTTAAGACAAGAACTAactgcaactagaaaaaaagtcttttaactGTAGGTTTCAGCTAGCCAGATTGTTTAGTTGGATTTCTCTGGTCACGACCCAAACTATTTGTTTTCCCTCTAATGTTTAATGTTTTGTGTGCATGGAGGATTTTGCCCTTGACTTTAGTATGGCATAGTAAAAAGAGATTGGGGTTTGGATTCAAAAGTCATGGGTTTGTGACAGAGTTCTACTCACTGGCTGGGAGACCTCAAGTCACTTAACGCCTCTGAacctctttctgcctctgtcaAATCCTGATAATACTTCACTGGATTAATGAAATCATGTTTGTGAAAAGGACTAGGTAAACTGTAAGAGGTTAATCGAATATTTTTACATACAGCTATTTGTATGACCAGTAAGAATCGGTATGTCTTACTAGCAGGTTTTTCCAAGAAGGTGTTGACAAATACTTGCTAAAAATATGAAGTTCTCTGTATTTACATGCAGCATGATAGGTTCAGGAAGAAACAAGTGTGAgatgcattttattgttttttctttttaacattttatttaatttttggctgcgccatgtgttagttgcagcacacaggctcttcgtcgtggcatgcaggcttctctttagttgtggcgtgtgggttttctctctctagttgtggcgcgcgggctccagggcgcgtgggctctgcagttggtggcatgcaggctctctcgttgaggtgcgtgggctcagtagttgtggcgcacaggcttagttgcttcgcggcatgtgggatcttcccggaccagggatcgaacccatgtcccccgcgttggaaggcggattctttaccactggaccaccagggaagtcccaaaatgcaTTTTATTGTTATGTAATCATGGGttccagaaatttattttttaaaaaagcaaacacatacaTAATAATGCTTTTATTTACGAAGCACCTTCCACAAAAGAATAAGTCAGAATTTAAAATTCCACCCTCTTcacctttttcctctttcctcacaCATTTCTCCCAAAGCTTCTAAGTCTCAAAGTTTAGAGAGTGAGAGATAGGAACAAACTTCCAGAGCAATAGACAGGGGGAAAGGTCTTTCAACCTGCCAATCCTGTCTTCATGGCCCTTCTTGAGTACTCATTTGTTAGTTCAAAAGGAAgcgtttctttaaaaaaaaaaaaaatttgagataaAATCAGCAAAACAAACAGCAATACATTCAAGAAGACTTAGATAAAACAGGGAAACAAACAGTGAAACGCTGGATATCCAAATACTGGAAAACCAGTAAAACATTTATGCTGAACTTGAAACATGTTTTGTAAAATGACATCGAAGAAGCAAAACAGAGAAGTTCATGAAACTAGTGGGAAGACTGACCAAAGAACCTACCCAGATGCAACTTTCTAACGTCGCTGGAGATCTGGTAGAATTATAAGTTCATATTAAAGTAGAAACTAGACTTTAAACCAATGTAGATTCTAAATCGTCTTCTACttaagaaaatgtgttttctgagACAGGATAGATTCATTTACGGAgaattttctgtgtctgttgcaGAAAACATGCGCTTCTCCTTACTGACAATCTGAATTGGTGCTCGGTACAGAATCATCTTCCCCAAATTGCCTGAAAACTACTAACTCACCCTTCCTTTTGAGTTTGGCATAAAAACAACACTCAACAGAAATTGAAGAGAACAAGGATCTATCTAAA
Encoded proteins:
- the MRPS33 gene encoding 28S ribosomal protein S33, mitochondrial, with product MSSLSEYALRMSRLSARLFGEVARPADSKSMKVVKLFSEQPLAKRKETYDWYPNHNTYFALMGTLRFLGLYRDEHQDFKDEQRRLKKLRGKGKPRKGEGKRAAKRK